The following are encoded together in the Malaya genurostris strain Urasoe2022 chromosome 3, Malgen_1.1, whole genome shotgun sequence genome:
- the LOC131438408 gene encoding uncharacterized protein LOC131438408 produces the protein MIDAWRERNQSAIAEEVRLSVCKEKLIIANSKESESSPPQSSLFNQGETQESIGLDAEENQVVSTEVEYQSAELSLRITQENCPNFADIINNPVQTVQCTSTAEKAESRLCLENRNTSNYSFATGDAAVPLSPSVLLALLTQTKEGKEITICAKDGELSEAKQFQLAGVIARYHLGQCKITKKELLENYVRVITTLFPHEKAVNYYIPRNGDRKNFGGKVANKIGNLKQKKRKSDAKEEEHRKKIKCKKPIDTLTDPEVQVATEWSKFNSEPWSTVLEMWPKAFHYKLRPGYQLFDIDFHLTNIGTLSGLERLASFRAGLITYVTKHAQDPSADSLISVSIDSSSSEDTKLCTLLLGLNTILLSISAGLHFKPTILVAQEDTILFVPTE, from the exons ATGATAGATGCTTGGAGGGAGCGAAAT cAATCAGCTATCGCGGAGGAAGTTAGACTGAGTGTATGCAAGGAAAAACTGATTAttgcaaattcgaaggaaagtGAAAGTTCACCTCCACAATCTTCTCTGTTCAATCAAGGGGAAACTCAAGAGTCAATCGGCTTGGACGCCGAGGAAAATCAAGTTGTGTCAACGGAAGTTGAATATCAATCTGCCGAATTGAGCCTCCGAATCACCCAGGAGAATTGTCCCAATTTCGCAGATATCATAAACAATCCGGTGCAAACAGTTCAATGTACTTCTACTGCCGAGAAAGCCGAATCGCGTTTGTGTTTGGAAAATCGTAATACATCAAATTATTCATTCGCTACGGGAGACGCAGCAGTTCCGCTATCACCCAGTGTTTTATTAGCGCTTCTGACCCAAACCAAGGAGGGGAAAGAAATAACAATATGTGCTAAGGACGGAGAACTTTCAGAGGCTAAGCAGTTTCAACTAGCTGGTGTGATCGCTCGTTATCATTTAGGTCAGTGTAAGATCACTAAAAAAGAGCTCTTGGAGAATTACGTTCGTGTTATAACCACTCTTTTTCCACACGAAAAGGCt GTAAATTATTACATTCCTAGAAATGGGGACCGAAAAAACTTCGGTGGCAAAGTTGCAAATAAGATAGGaaatttgaagcaaaaaaaGCGGAAATCTGATGCAAAAGAGGAAGAACACAGGAAAAAAATTAAGTGCAAAAAACCGATTGATACGTTGACAGATCCAGAAGTGCAAGTAGCAACTGAATGGTCAAAATTTAATTCAGAGCCATGGAGTACGGTACTGGAAATGTGGCCCAAAGCGTTT CACTACAAATTGCGACCGGGATATCAATTATTCGATATTGATTTTCATCTTACTAACATCGGTACACTAAGTGGATTGGAAAGGCTGGCAAGTTTTAGAGCGGGATTGATTACCTATGTAACGAAACATGCTCAGGATCCATCGGCAGACAGTTTGATTTCCGTTTCGATTGATAGTTCCTCATCTGAAG ATACCAAACTCTGCACGCTTTTGCTTGGACTTAATACAATATTACTATCGATATCTGCAGGATTGCATTTCAAACCAACTATTCTTGTAGCACAAGAGGATACAATTTTGTTCGTGCCGACAGAATAA
- the LOC131438264 gene encoding otefin, which translates to MDSLDELTNDQLRLKLLEYGLANMPVTQTTRKVLIKKLKNHMETANSKVRRETVHIVKYSSDEDSEMTEETNKKPQKKESSRRATIGGSAAKLSKTLPVMPQLPPPKVAAAAKPEKLDPSQKRRSGRVTPVQNKEELTPIVAIPKEPMIVENSDDDEDIPLTQLDRRDRSSKSPSLTRAEMVTTSYIHQMDIPPKPTITENMEIDLTESTDDVEVQLPEPERPIRPPVTPTRESRYNSNAISTSTNNRATIGGTSGSSQNRQSEFSSSFGRPSTTTTSFNYKPFQPMPREEVKLQPTDSPYLSEFTKRLSRLKAENAQLNAVRDHPIRRTIASSYASSPRTDRDYAYSRLSTVSGIDRLGEMKRTGGKGEIRASLRQVILSLDQKYPIKKMFYLLIVSLLVIFLFVFFFL; encoded by the coding sequence ATGGATAGTTTGGATGAGCTTACGAACGATCAGCTTCGGCTGAAGCTACTGGAATATGGGTTGGCAAATATGCCGGTCACGCAAACTACACGTAAAGTTTTgatcaaaaaacttaaaaatcaTATGGAAACAGCAAACAGTAAGGTTCGGCGTGAAACAGTTCACATCGTTAAATATTCTTCCGACGAAGACAGTGAAATGACGGAAGAAACTAATAAAAAACCTCAAAAGAAAGAATCCAGCAGACGGGCTACGATTGGAGGGTCAGCGGCAAAACTGTCCAAGACACTTCCAGTGATGCCGCAGCTTCCCCCACCAAAAGTGGCTGCAGCTGCAAAACCGGAAAAATTAGACCCATCTCAAAAGCGCAGATCCGGAAGGGTAACGCCAGTCCAAAACAAAGAAGAACTTACTCCAATAGTTGCTATTCCGAAAGAACCGATGATTGTAGAAAACTCCGATGATGATGAGGATATTCCACTTACCCAACTGGACAGACGTGACCGAAGTTCGAAAAGTCCTTCGCTCACCAGAGCGGAAATGGTTACCACCTCGTACATTCATCAGATGGATATCCCACCGAAGCCCACCATCACAGAAAACATGGAAATTGATCTAACCGAATCAACAGATGACGTAGAGGTGCAGTTACCTGAACCAGAACGTCCCATACGTCCTCCGGTTACTCCTACACGTGAATCACGGTATAATAGCAATGCCATATCTACGAGTACTAACAACAGAGCCACTATCGGCGGAACATCCGGATCCTCTCAAAACCGCCAGTCggagttttcttcttcttttggaCGACCatctactactactacttcGTTCAATTATAAACCTTTTCAACCGATGCCACGTGAAGAAGTTAAACTGCAACCGACCGACTCACCGTACTTGAGCGAGTTCACAAAACGTCTTTCTCGGCTGAAAGCAGAAAATGCTCAGCTAAATGCTGTTCGAGATCATCCAATACGGCGCACGATCGCTTCCAGTTACGCATCTTCGCCACGAACAGACCGCGACTACGCGTACTCTCGGCTTTCAACTGTTTCCGGTATTGACCGTTTGGGCGAAATGAAACGAACAGGTGGCAAAGGCGAAATTAGAGCATCACTACGTCAGGTCATTCTTTCTCTGGACCAGAAATATCCGATCAAAAAGATGTTCTATCTGTTGATCGTCTCATTGTTAGTAATATTTCTGTTTGTGTTTTTCTTCTTGTAA
- the LOC131434338 gene encoding monocarboxylate transporter 12: protein MSSNKVPPDGGFGWIIVAGCALINIFNQSLISVFGLMFGDYLSFLGENAFGAALVMNVCNISLNFSGLFSGPIIKKFETRKATIIGSLLTGGALTACAFATQIWQIILAYGIAFGFGLGLIQSATFVAINSYFRNNKGKAVGLALAGTGLGQILMPLLVQYLLDNFDFRGATLIIGGLAFNGVVGATLLQPISWHMKSIDKNFQGEKSPLLRNGTSERPKQSGSGWSKLAALMDVAILKKVSFLNLIIGLGLAYTATSSFSLFFPYFLQKSANLDMLQAANCMAILSTTDLLTRITVPGIVDKMKFTHRNTFLMAGLCLVIARSVMAEMRSIIALMVTSALYGIFRSITIVNQNLTISEYCSEMGLESMLPNALGFNMIAKGVLVLSLGQLLGWFVDFSGSYSLILHAQNLLLISTCILWLCEMYFKREEVSVIKV, encoded by the exons atgtcTTCAAACAAAGTTCCTCCAGATGGTGGCTTCGGGTGGATTATCGTTGCTGGATGTGCACTCATTAAC ATATTTAATCAATCTCTTATATCAGTTTTCGGTTTGATGTTTGGTGATTATCTAAGTTTTTTGGGAGAGAATGCCTTTGGCGCTGCTTTAGTTATGAATGTTTGTAACATATCTCTCAACTTTTCCG GTTTATTCAGTGGACCAAttatcaaaaaatttgaaacaaggAAAGCCACCATTATAGGAAGCTTACTAACAGGAGGAGCCCTAACCGCTTGTGCTTTTGCAACACAGATATGGCAGATTATACTCGCGTACGGTATCGCGTTTGGATTCGGACTTGGTTTGATCCAGTCGGCAACATTCGTGGCGATCAATTCATATTTCCGAAACAATAAAGGCAAAGCAGTTGGACTAGCCTTGGCTGGTACTGGACTGGGTCAAATATTAATGCCATTGCTAGTACAGTACTTACTAGACAATTTTGATTTTCGAGGAGCTACCCTGATCATTGGTGGATTGGCTTTCAATGGA GTTGTTGGTGCCACTCTTTTGCAGCCGATTTCTTGGCACATGAAAAGCATTGATAAGAATTTTCAGGGAGAGAAAAGTCCACTGTTAAGGAATGGAACTTCTGAACGTCCCAAACAATCCGGCAGTGGTTGGTCTAAACTAGCTGCTCTTATGGATGTAGCAATTTTGAAAAAGGTGTCCTTTCTCAATTTGATAATTGGACTGGGACTCGCTTATACCGCTACTAGTagtttttcgttgttttttccgtATTTCTTGCAA AAATCAGCAAATCTGGATATGCTACAGGCAGCTAACTGCATGGCAATTCTATCGACTACCGACTTACTGACAAGGATTACTGTACCGGGAATTgtggataaaatgaaattcacacATCGCAACACTTTCCTGATGGCTGGTTTATGTTTAGTCATCGCACGATCGGTAATGGCAGAGATGCGGAGCATCATAGCCCTAATGGTGACTTCGGCACTGTACGGCATCTTTCGGTCGATTACAATCGTCAATCAAAACCTAACGATATCGGAATACTGTAGCGAAATGGGACTGGAAAGTATGCTCCCAAATGCATTAGGGTTCAACATGATTGCCAAAGGTGTTCTAGTATTAAGTTTAGGCCAGCTACTGGGGTGGTTCGTAGATTTTAGTGGTAGTTATTCACTGATATTGCATGCACAAAATCTGTTGCTTATTTCCACTTGTATTTTGTGGCTGTGTGAAATGTATTTTAAGCGTGAAGAAGTTAGTGTAATAAAAGTATGA